One genomic segment of Thermodesulfobacterium sp. TA1 includes these proteins:
- a CDS encoding NADH-quinone oxidoreductase subunit B family protein, translating to MLLDPIKQFFRYSQKRSLWVFHVNTGSCNGCDIEILALFSSKYDAERFGIKLVGSPKHADILLVTGPVTSKSRDPLLRVYDMMPKPKAVVSVGVCSLSGGVFAKSYNVLGPVDNFIPVHVYVGGCSAHPNMILEGILRAAQFLSEEEELWSF from the coding sequence ATGCTTTTAGACCCTATCAAGCAGTTTTTTAGGTATTCTCAAAAAAGGTCCCTTTGGGTTTTTCATGTAAACACCGGGTCTTGTAATGGGTGCGATATAGAAATTTTAGCTCTTTTTTCCTCTAAGTATGACGCCGAAAGATTTGGGATAAAACTGGTAGGCAGTCCTAAACATGCAGACATCTTGTTGGTTACTGGCCCTGTTACTAGCAAATCCAGAGACCCATTATTAAGGGTTTATGATATGATGCCTAAACCAAAAGCAGTAGTTAGTGTAGGGGTTTGTTCTCTTAGTGGAGGGGTGTTTGCCAAAAGTTATAATGTCTTAGGACCGGTTGATAACTTTATACCTGTGCATGTGTATGTAGGAGGATGCTCTGCTCACCCCAACATGATTTTAGAAGGCATCTTAAGGGCGGCACAATTTTTATCTGAAGAGGAAGAACTATGGAGTTTTTAA
- a CDS encoding respiratory nitrate reductase subunit gamma codes for MGLMLFTYIAFFLGILGIIYRFYRFYRLPINIRWEVYPVPHEPGEKKKYGGSYMEELGWYEKRLEKDLLGEWLEPLKEIFFLERVKVYNRYGLWLWSLGLHWGLWLMFLFIGLLLINTKFTLPLGFIKLVGFLGYGIGSIGVLGLFFKRLFNPSLKLYTSPIDRINLLLLLALFLTGFLMVFTDGGLKVALSYFKAIVTFNPEEVNVKGWIFWHFLIFNIFILYLPFSKFFHGPAKYLTYHKILWDDAPQTKGSKIERLIQKQLNYQVGWAASHIKPEKNWVENAQN; via the coding sequence ATGGGGCTTATGTTGTTTACTTACATCGCCTTTTTTTTAGGGATTTTAGGGATTATCTATAGGTTTTATCGTTTTTACCGGCTACCTATCAACATAAGGTGGGAGGTTTATCCTGTGCCTCATGAACCTGGAGAAAAGAAAAAATATGGTGGTTCTTATATGGAAGAGTTAGGTTGGTATGAAAAAAGGCTTGAAAAAGACCTTTTAGGAGAGTGGCTCGAGCCTTTAAAGGAAATCTTTTTTTTAGAAAGGGTTAAAGTTTATAACCGTTATGGGCTATGGTTATGGTCTCTGGGGCTTCATTGGGGTTTATGGCTAATGTTTTTATTCATAGGTTTACTCCTAATTAACACAAAGTTTACCTTACCTTTAGGGTTTATTAAGCTTGTTGGTTTTTTAGGGTATGGGATAGGAAGCATAGGGGTTTTGGGATTGTTTTTTAAAAGGCTTTTTAACCCCTCTCTTAAGCTTTATACCAGCCCGATCGACCGGATTAATCTACTTCTTTTATTGGCTCTTTTCCTTACAGGGTTTTTAATGGTATTTACCGATGGAGGGCTAAAAGTAGCCCTTTCTTACTTTAAAGCGATCGTTACTTTTAACCCAGAGGAGGTTAACGTTAAAGGTTGGATATTTTGGCATTTTCTTATATTTAATATATTTATATTATATCTTCCCTTTTCTAAGTTTTTTCATGGACCGGCTAAATATCTAACTTACCACAAAATACTATGGGATGACGCACCTCAGACCAAAGGGTCAAAAATAGAAAGGCTTATACAAAAACAGTTGAATTATCAAGTAGGATGGGCTGCTTCTCACATAAAACCTGAAAAAAACTGGGTTGAAAACGCACAAAATTAA
- a CDS encoding respiratory chain complex I subunit 1 family protein, producing the protein MEFLKELFLYPGLFFGFILGGLLEGVKRKLKAKMQLRIGPPITQPFYDLNKLMVKTITKPYGVAPSVYLLIPFIPTITLIFCFLLMPYPFYQEKTAFSFDLILVFYLTEIPLLAQIIFGYSTKSPYGMVGAARAGQMFFYYNALFIMVITTLSLLGDPPYSFCIKTIAEAWSPLDIVIKLLTLPFFVFAVLAKLKLNPFSIPDAEAEILEGPLTEASGLALAFFKLNYLLELAIFGSLFSFFYLPVLKISPKIGLILLLLGAFSLTFAFGFVENLTARLRLSQFSSLYLKHLIPLATGLLVITWILKTW; encoded by the coding sequence ATGGAGTTTTTAAAAGAGCTGTTTTTATACCCAGGGCTATTTTTTGGTTTTATTTTAGGTGGTCTTTTAGAGGGTGTAAAAAGAAAGCTTAAAGCTAAGATGCAGCTAAGAATAGGACCTCCTATAACCCAGCCTTTTTATGACCTAAACAAACTTATGGTTAAAACCATCACCAAACCTTATGGTGTAGCTCCTTCTGTGTATCTTCTTATTCCTTTTATTCCTACCATAACCCTTATCTTCTGTTTTCTTCTTATGCCTTATCCCTTTTATCAAGAAAAAACAGCCTTTTCTTTTGACCTTATCTTAGTTTTTTACCTAACCGAAATCCCACTTCTTGCCCAAATAATCTTTGGATACTCTACCAAGTCTCCTTACGGAATGGTAGGTGCAGCCAGAGCAGGACAGATGTTTTTTTACTACAACGCCCTTTTTATCATGGTTATCACCACTCTAAGCCTCCTTGGAGACCCCCCTTATAGTTTTTGTATAAAAACCATTGCAGAAGCTTGGTCTCCCTTAGACATAGTAATAAAGCTTTTAACCCTTCCCTTTTTTGTATTTGCCGTTCTTGCCAAACTTAAATTGAATCCCTTTTCTATACCAGATGCTGAAGCAGAAATTTTAGAAGGACCTTTAACCGAAGCCTCTGGCTTAGCCCTTGCTTTTTTTAAGCTTAACTATCTACTTGAACTTGCGATTTTTGGTTCTCTTTTTTCCTTTTTTTATCTTCCTGTTTTAAAAATCTCTCCAAAAATCGGGTTGATTTTACTTTTATTAGGGGCTTTTTCTCTAACCTTTGCGTTTGGTTTTGTAGAAAACCTAACTGCCAGGCTAAGACTTTCTCAATTTTCATCCCTTTATTTAAAACATCTAATACCTTTAGCCACTGGACTTTTAGTAATAACTTGGATACTAAAAACCTGGTAA
- a CDS encoding proton-conducting transporter membrane subunit — protein sequence MIKALTPFLSLIYLIITFSCGIFYLRDFKRKGAILACVLLLAFSNLYLLWYETPYAIWFDGLSVVAILALVYLLEYKTAFKVLSLVEGIYLVLLILGKTVFAHTPQGLALLCIAFLLKLAVFPVFLWLPIVVKTIDAITAGFFICSFELIDFVLLWRVIEEASLFPQFFLMLKELLLLIGILTLLFGAGLALCERNLKKLLAYATIDDTGYLLIGLSLFSPASLYGAIILWINHVIAKLGLFFIVYQIEKNNHPLFLGRIKGLAKYYPGLAFSFLVFALTLIGVPILPGFWGKLFLYQEVLKISKPLFGFMLLGSCLTLVYFIRAYHSLFLGAEEEEKVKSPLPKLESGLIMFLSLTIVLSFFMLSFFKGW from the coding sequence ATGATAAAGGCATTAACCCCCTTTTTAAGCCTTATTTACTTAATTATTACCTTTTCTTGTGGAATTTTTTATTTACGAGACTTTAAAAGAAAAGGTGCTATCCTTGCTTGCGTTCTGTTATTAGCTTTTTCTAATCTATATTTACTTTGGTATGAAACCCCTTATGCCATCTGGTTTGACGGACTTAGTGTAGTAGCCATATTAGCCTTGGTTTATCTCTTAGAGTATAAAACCGCCTTTAAAGTTTTAAGTTTAGTTGAAGGGATCTATTTGGTTTTACTTATCTTAGGGAAAACGGTCTTTGCTCATACCCCTCAAGGGTTGGCTTTACTTTGTATAGCCTTTCTTTTAAAACTTGCGGTTTTTCCTGTTTTTCTTTGGCTTCCGATAGTGGTAAAAACTATAGATGCTATAACCGCTGGATTTTTTATCTGCTCTTTTGAGCTGATAGACTTTGTGCTTTTATGGCGGGTAATAGAAGAAGCTTCCCTTTTTCCTCAGTTTTTCCTTATGTTAAAGGAGCTTTTACTCCTTATAGGAATATTAACCCTACTTTTTGGAGCAGGGCTTGCCCTTTGTGAAAGAAACTTAAAGAAGCTTTTAGCCTATGCTACGATCGATGATACTGGATATCTTTTAATAGGGTTAAGCCTTTTTTCTCCTGCAAGCCTTTATGGAGCTATAATATTGTGGATTAACCATGTTATCGCTAAGTTAGGTTTGTTCTTTATAGTTTACCAGATAGAAAAAAACAACCATCCCTTGTTTTTAGGAAGGATAAAAGGACTGGCTAAGTATTATCCTGGTTTAGCTTTCTCTTTTTTAGTGTTTGCTCTAACCTTGATAGGTGTTCCTATCCTTCCAGGTTTTTGGGGAAAGCTCTTCCTTTATCAAGAGGTACTTAAAATTTCTAAACCACTTTTTGGGTTTATGTTATTAGGAAGTTGTCTTACGTTGGTCTATTTTATAAGGGCTTATCATAGTCTGTTTTTAGGGGCTGAAGAGGAAGAAAAGGTTAAAAGTCCTCTTCCTAAACTTGAATCAGGTTTAATTATGTTTTTGAGCCTAACGATAGTTTTAAGTTTTTTTATGCTAAGTTTTTTTAAGGGGTGGTAA
- a CDS encoding 4Fe-4S dicluster domain-containing protein yields the protein MLKLAGWLLKNLFKKPLTIEFKGKSLKEVRTTYRGYPTHRGERCVGCRLCIYVCPSDAIRIEGSLFIINKCKCTACKDCADACPFGAMQFIPRLIGTAISKNEYMEITEIKLVKCENCGEPMPKPELLLERLLGKPPKNIPSYLNLCPKCRRQQI from the coding sequence ATGCTAAAACTTGCAGGCTGGCTTTTAAAAAACCTGTTTAAAAAACCTTTAACCATCGAGTTTAAAGGTAAAAGCCTTAAGGAAGTAAGGACTACCTATCGCGGTTATCCTACCCATAGAGGGGAAAGATGCGTAGGCTGTAGACTATGTATTTATGTATGCCCTTCTGATGCCATAAGGATTGAAGGTAGTCTTTTTATAATAAATAAGTGTAAATGTACTGCATGCAAGGACTGTGCTGACGCCTGTCCTTTTGGGGCTATGCAGTTTATCCCCAGGCTGATAGGCACGGCTATATCCAAAAATGAATACATGGAAATTACAGAAATCAAACTGGTAAAGTGCGAAAACTGCGGAGAGCCTATGCCTAAACCGGAACTTTTGTTAGAAAGACTATTAGGTAAACCTCCTAAAAACATACCATCCTATCTTAATCTTTGCCCTAAATGTAGAAGACAACAGATTTAA